The Acidimicrobiia bacterium genome segment GCGACCGGATGTGAGGGCAACGTCGATCGCGGGTGCGACCGCGGCGAGCTGCGCGCGCCCACGCCGTCCGGCGAGCGGCTCGGTCGCGAGCCACGCGACCTTCGGGCGAGGTTCGAGCGTCGTGAGCGCGGCGACCGCGTCGAGGCTGGCGGTCAGTGCCGCGTCGGCACCCGCGATCGCGCGCTGGAGCTCGCGGCGGCCGTGCTCGACTCGCCGGCTCGCGGCTGCGGTGGCGCGCGCCGACTCGGCCCACGGCTCGACGTCGGGGATGGCGACACGCGCCAGACCCGCGCGGGCGACGGCGACCGCCGCGGGTCCGTCCGGCGTCGCGACGCGAACCGACCAACCGCGCGCCGCGGCGCGCGCCGCGACCTCGAGGACCCGCCGGTCGCCGGGGCCGAGGTCGGGGCTTGCGATGACCACGACGATCGCGCCCGCCGGATCTTTCCCGGTTGTCACCGCGCTCACGGCTTGCGGTCGGCGGCGACCTTCGCGACCGCGTCCTGCACCGCGGCCGCGAAGCTCATCCGGAAGCGCTCGGGCGCGAACTGCTCCGCGTGGGCGCGGATCGCCGCACCGTCGAAGGCGGCGTCGTCGAACTCCCCGAGCACCCGGGCCAGCGTGTCCACATGTTCTGTATCGGTCGCGGCGCCGTAGAGGACACCGGTTGTTCCGGGCACGACCGTGTCGAGCACGCCTCCCACCGCGCGGGCGATCACGGGGGCGCCGCAGGCCTGGGCTTCGACGGGCATGATCCCGAAGTCTTCCTCGCCGGGGAAGAGCAGCGCCCGGCACCCCCGGTAGAGGTCGCGCATCGCGTCGTCGTCGACCCGCCCGATGAGCTCGACGGTGGGTCCGGCGGCCGCCTCGACCGCGCCCCGAGCGCGCCCGTCGCCGGCCACGATCAGCCGGACGCCGGCCCGACTCGCCGCCGCGACCGCGAGCTCGGGCCGCTTGTAGGGGACGAGCCGGCCGGCGACGAGGAAGTAGTCGCCGCGCGCCGCGGTGCCGGGTGTGTAGAAGTCGGTGTCGACCGGCGGCGCGATCACGTTCGCATCGCGACCCCACCAACGCCGGATCCGATCGCGCACGTAGTTCGAGTTCGCGACGAGCTCGGTCATGCGGCGCGCGGCGCGGCCGTCGGCGCGTCGTTGGGTCGCGGCGAACGCGCCGAGCACGCCACGCCCGACGTGACCGCCGATCTCGTGCCGGCGCGTGTTCGCTTCCCACATCCACCGCGCGGGCGTGTGCACGTACGACACGCTCGGCACGCCGTCGGGCACGCGCACGCGGTTCGCGAACGCGTGGTGACTCGTGACGACGAGGTCGAAGCCTTCGAGATCGATCCGTCGCATCCCGTACGGGAGCAACGGCAGCAGGTGCGCGTAGTGATCGCCGCCGCGGTAGAACTTCTGCAACTTCGACGGGCGCACGTCGGCGTCCTGCAACACCGGGCCGAGCGCGTCGGGGTCGCAGACGTTCGTGAAGATCGGCGCGTCGGGCCAGAGCAGGTGCAGCTGGTCGACGACGCGTTCGGAGCCCGCGTACACGGTGAACTTCTCGTGGACGATCGCGATTCTCATGCGCTCGCTACTTCACCCGCTCCCCTCCGGGTCGCGGGTTCGGACGCTCGCGGGCGAGCTTCGACGCTCGCTCCGCTCACGCCTTCGGCCGCGTCGGAAGGCTGAGCGGCCTCATTGCTCAACCGCGCTCGTACGTGTCGCGGCGGTTGACCTGCGCGTTGTTCACGACGACGCCGATGAGCGTCGCGCCGGTGCGCTCGAGCGAGTCGATGAGCGTGCGCGCGGCCCGCCGGCGCGTCGACTTGGAGTCGAGGACGAGCAGCGTCGCGTCGCACTGTGCGGCGACGGCGAGCGCGTCGGCGTACACCGCGCCCGGAGGCGTGTCGACGACCACGAGCTCGGCCGAGTCGAGCGAGTCGAGGACGTGGCGGAAGGCCCGCCCTCCGAGCACGCCGACGGTGTCGTTCACGGCCGAGCCGCTCGGGAGGAGCTTGAGGTTCGGGATGCCGTCGACCCGGTGCAGCGTGGACTGCAGGTCGGCGCCGCGCAGCGCGTTGCTCAGGCCGGGCTCGCGGTCGGAGCGCAGGCGGGAGTGCAGGACGGGGCGGCGCAGGTCGGCGTCGATGAGCACGACCGTCGCGTCGACCGCGACGGCGGACTCGGCGAGGTGCACCGCCGAGAACGACTTGCCGGCGCCGGGGTTCGGGCTGACGATCGCGATCGTCCGCGGCCGGCCCGCGCCCTCGAGGAACATGAGGTTCGTCCGCAGGGTCCGGAACGCCTCGACGACGTCGGGCCCGCGGCCCCTCGGCACCATCGCGAGCACGGGCAGGCCGGTGAAGCTCGTGATCTGCTCGACGTCGTTGGTGCGGGCGAAGCGGTCGCCGAAGGCCCGGAACACGACGATGCCCTCGCCGACGAGCACCAGCGCGACGAGGAAGCCGAGCAGACCCGCCTTCTTCGGCCGCGGCGACACCGGGCCGTTGGACGCGATCGGCACGGTGAGGCCCTGCACCTGGAAGCCCGACGGTTGGAGGTCGAGCAGCGATTGCTGCGCGGTCAGCAGCGCCTGGTTGACGAAGTTCGTGAGGCTGACGCTCTGCTTCACCGCGGCGGTGTCGAGCGCGCTTTGGTAGCTCGCGATCTGGCTCTGAAGGTCTTTCCGTCGGCCGTTCAGCTCGGATTGCTGTTGGGCGGTGATGAAGCCCTTGAGCGCGCTCGACGTGCCCGTGGCGATCTTCACGGCCTCCGCCGGATTGCGGCCGTCGGCGCGCACTTCCATGATCCCGGTCGTGTCCGTGACCGTGACATGGATGTCGGATTGGACCGCGTCGACGCTGAGGTCCTTGAGGTTCTGGCTCTTCTGTACCTGCGCCGCGATCGCGGGCGTGTTGGCGACGGCCGCGTAGAAGGACGCGCGGAAGTCGATCTGATCGGTGTCGACGACCGTGTTCGACGTGGCGTCCACGCTCGCGACGCTCAGCAGCTGGTTGGCCTGGTACACGTTCGGCCGCGTCGCGCTGAAGCCGTACGCGATCGCACCGACGATGATCGCGGCGATCAAGACCTTCCACCAGTTGGCGCGCAGAACGCGCAGGTGATCGGTCAGATCCACGGCGGGTGAGTGTAAGCGGCGCCTTCGCGCATTCGGTGCACACCACAACGGACGGACCGAGCGCGCGCTGAGTGACGCGGCGCGGCACGGTCCGCGCCGAGCGCGAGGAGGCATGCGACCGAATGCGGCACCCGCGGCGGTACCGTGTGGCCGCGATGCTCGTGCCGACGCTTCCGAAGCAGGCGGTCACGCGTCGGCAGGTGTGGGCGATCGGCTTCGCCGCCGGGCTCGTCGGCGTCTATATCGTCGGCGCGCTCATCTTGCCGGGCACGCTGTTCGACCCCGCGATGGACGCGTTCATCAGCGGCGCGCCGATCCTGCTCGTCGTCCTCGCGGCCGCGCCGGTCGGTCTCTGGATCGCGCAACGGCCGCAACGGGGCGTGCTGCTGCTCGTCGCGACGGTGCCGTACTGGGGGCTCGACGTCATCCTGCCCATCCCGTCGGGATGGAAGGAGACACTCGCGCTCTACACGTTGCTGTGGACGCTGCTCAGCATCGTCTTCAAGCCCCGCCCGCGCTATCCGCTCCCCAAGGTCGTCCAGGCGTTCCTCGGCTATTTCGGCATCGCGCTCGTCAGCGCCCTGCTCGTGCGCGGCACGCAGGCGGAGGTCGGCCTGAAGGTCGGGTTCTTCTGGGCCCTCATGGCGGTGATGGTGTGGCTGCGCCCGCTCGACGCGCGCGAGCGCGACCACGTGGTCACGATCATGATGGTGAACGCGTTGATCACCGCGCTCGTGGGCCTCGCACAACAGGTCATCGGCGCAGGCCGCCTCGTGAGCCTCGGCTACGACTACAACACGACCGTCCGGTTCACCGGTCACTTCCTGCGCTCGTTCTCGACGTTCAAGCTGCCGTTCGACTTCGGCTTCTATCTCGCGCTCGTGATCGTGATCGGCACGTCGGTCTCGCTGCGCGAGCCGCGCCGGCTGCGCAGCATCTTCTTCTTCGCGAGCCTGCCGATCATCACGCTCGGTCTGCTGTTCACGTTCGTGCGCGGTGCGTATCTCGTCGTCGGCATCGGCCTGCTGTACCTCGCGATCACGCGCTTCCGCTGGCTGTTCCTCGGCGTGCCGCTCGCGTTGCTGCTCCTCTTACTGGTGCCGGGGCAGTACGCGACACCGACGCTCGGCGCGACGAGCCTCGGGCAGCGTTCCCAGAGCTGGACCGACCACATCTCCACGATCTTCGACCCCACCGGTCACGGCATCGGGCTGACGGGATCGGCGGGGGAGAAGGTCGAGAAGCTGCTGAAGCTCAACGGGGACGTGTACCAACCCGACAACCAGTACTTCAAGACGATCTACGAGCTCGGGGTGCTGGGCCTCTTCTTCTTCGTCCTCCTGCTGCTCTCGTCGTTCTGGACGGCGCGCGCCGCCGTGCCTCGATTACACGGGCGCGATCAGGCCCTCGCGGAAGGGCTGACCGCGCACATCCTCGGGGTCATCGCGGCGTGCTTCGTCGCGACCTACTTCGAGATCTTCCCGATGGACTTCTTCTTCTGGCTCCTCCTGTC includes the following:
- a CDS encoding glycosyltransferase; its protein translation is MRIAIVHEKFTVYAGSERVVDQLHLLWPDAPIFTNVCDPDALGPVLQDADVRPSKLQKFYRGGDHYAHLLPLLPYGMRRIDLEGFDLVVTSHHAFANRVRVPDGVPSVSYVHTPARWMWEANTRRHEIGGHVGRGVLGAFAATQRRADGRAARRMTELVANSNYVRDRIRRWWGRDANVIAPPVDTDFYTPGTAARGDYFLVAGRLVPYKRPELAVAAASRAGVRLIVAGDGRARGAVEAAAGPTVELIGRVDDDAMRDLYRGCRALLFPGEEDFGIMPVEAQACGAPVIARAVGGVLDTVVPGTTGVLYGAATDTEHVDTLARVLGEFDDAAFDGAAIRAHAEQFAPERFRMSFAAAVQDAVAKVAADRKP
- a CDS encoding Wzz/FepE/Etk N-terminal domain-containing protein, giving the protein MDLTDHLRVLRANWWKVLIAAIIVGAIAYGFSATRPNVYQANQLLSVASVDATSNTVVDTDQIDFRASFYAAVANTPAIAAQVQKSQNLKDLSVDAVQSDIHVTVTDTTGIMEVRADGRNPAEAVKIATGTSSALKGFITAQQQSELNGRRKDLQSQIASYQSALDTAAVKQSVSLTNFVNQALLTAQQSLLDLQPSGFQVQGLTVPIASNGPVSPRPKKAGLLGFLVALVLVGEGIVVFRAFGDRFARTNDVEQITSFTGLPVLAMVPRGRGPDVVEAFRTLRTNLMFLEGAGRPRTIAIVSPNPGAGKSFSAVHLAESAVAVDATVVLIDADLRRPVLHSRLRSDREPGLSNALRGADLQSTLHRVDGIPNLKLLPSGSAVNDTVGVLGGRAFRHVLDSLDSAELVVVDTPPGAVYADALAVAAQCDATLLVLDSKSTRRRAARTLIDSLERTGATLIGVVVNNAQVNRRDTYERG
- a CDS encoding O-antigen ligase family protein, producing the protein MLVPTLPKQAVTRRQVWAIGFAAGLVGVYIVGALILPGTLFDPAMDAFISGAPILLVVLAAAPVGLWIAQRPQRGVLLLVATVPYWGLDVILPIPSGWKETLALYTLLWTLLSIVFKPRPRYPLPKVVQAFLGYFGIALVSALLVRGTQAEVGLKVGFFWALMAVMVWLRPLDARERDHVVTIMMVNALITALVGLAQQVIGAGRLVSLGYDYNTTVRFTGHFLRSFSTFKLPFDFGFYLALVIVIGTSVSLREPRRLRSIFFFASLPIITLGLLFTFVRGAYLVVGIGLLYLAITRFRWLFLGVPLALLLLLLVPGQYATPTLGATSLGQRSQSWTDHISTIFDPTGHGIGLTGSAGEKVEKLLKLNGDVYQPDNQYFKTIYELGVLGLFFFVLLLLSSFWTARAAVPRLHGRDQALAEGLTAHILGVIAACFVATYFEIFPMDFFFWLLLSIVVTCDRTSS